The Chryseobacterium indologenes genomic sequence CGCTGGGGGTGCTTGTATTGATACCTACTTGAGCATTAACGGGTATGGCCAATAGTATGGTAAACAGACAAACAATATAAAAATAATTTTTCATTGTAATACTGATTATTGATTAAGAGCTGATCTTTGAATGTCAACTTTTGCATTCGTTATAATGATTTCACCATTGTTTGGAGCAGTGCCTCCGGCTCCCATCTGATAGGTGCCTCCCGCATCATGAGCGATGGAAGGAATTAATGTGATAGGAGTAGCAGAGGTAGAGACAAATGAAAAGCTCATATTGAGTGTATGCGTTTTATTACTTGCTATTGATTGAGCATTGATGCTGATGGTCTTTCCATATACATTACCCGTTACCGGATCTACCAGCCTGACCAGGTACTGATGCAAATGAACCTGGGTTCCTCCGATTCCCGCTGTTGTGCTTTCCTGGGTTGTTCTGATATTCAGACATACGTTGACTAAATAACCACTGTTTCCGGGAAGAGTGATTGCACCTGTTGCTGCATTATAAGAACCTCCGATATCATTAGACATCACAGTAAAAGCTGCATCGTTGAAGTTTTTAAATGTACCGTTCGCGAAACTCCCCAATACGGTATAATCCGTACTGCGCTGGAGCATCATATAGCTTACCAGATTATACGTATCTGCCATTTGTGTCCATTTATTGCCTTTCCATACATAAATTCCGGGGCTGATTGAATTACCTTTATTATACACCACAAGACCTTCCGCAGGATTATTAACTGGTGTAGTTTTGTTTAATATATCGATTATGTCAACTCTGGGAAGAAGAACTCCCTTATTGCTAGATTCAGATATTTCAAGCGCTGCAGAGCTGTTGATGGTTGTTTTACCTATTCCTACTTGAGCATATAGGGTCTGTGCTATGATAAATAATAGCAGGATATAACTTTTTTTCATAGGTCGGCTTTTTTAAAGTTGTGATATTTTAATATAAGACCCGTTAGCAATGACATTGACCAGGTCATAAAAGGTGCTGTTTTGCATTCTTCCTAATCTCAACCTCAATCCTCCGATGATATTACCATCAGCATTACTCGGAACACTGTAATAATAAGACCAGGTTGCCAGATGGTTTGTATTCACTTTTGAAACTATAGGAACTTCTTTTCTGGTGTTGGCACCTCCGGTGAATGTATTGGTCGTATTGTTGTACGTATCATTCGTAAAATCGATGAAATATCCCATCAGATAATAGGTGCTGCCTGACAAAGGTGCAGTTCCTCCCTGGCCGGCCGGATTCTCCTGAGGAGAATTGAGATTCAGGTTTACTTCCACCAGGTAATTTCCTTGCGGAAGAACCAGTGAATAGCCTCCCGAATTTGGGTTCTGGACAACTTTGAAACCATTGATGTTGGATACTCCGGAAATTGCAGGGGGATTTACTAAAAGCTGAGTGTTTGCACCCGCGACTGCATTGTCTAATGCAGATAGTGATCCCGTAAAATCGAGGTAAGCAACTTTAGGTGTATTTTCTGCATCAATGTTACTTTGCCATTGATTGGTTGTACTGTTGAAAGTATGCAGTGTTTTATTGTTGCTGTTACTACCTCCATTATATGCAATAAGACCATTGGCAGGAGATGCCACAGGACTGGTAGTGCTGCTTAGGTTGGCAATATTCAGATTGGGAAATAACATTCCTTTATTTCCTCCCGATATCACAACGGCAGGAGCTGTACTGTAGCCGCTTCCTCCATTGTTGATCGTTACACCCGTAATCACACCATTGGAAAGTATAGCTGTAGCACGTGCTTTGTTGCCACCGTTTACAACGGATCCTCCTCCATAGAAGTTGACCGTAGGGACAGTGGTGTATCCACTTCCTCCATTGGTAATGGTAATCCCTGTTACTGCTCCTCCTGATATGGTAGCAGTGGCAGTAGCTGGAACTCCATTGAAATTTTCGATATGCAGAATTGCACTGGGGTCCGGTTTGGACGTATTGATTCCTACACTTCCGCTTTGGGCAAATGCCACTGTTGCGAAAAACGTACACACGAAGTTAACAATTTTCATCCTTGTAATGTTTTACGAAATAATTTTAATTTAAATACACTGGAATATGGTATTTATTTATTGAAAGATACATATAAAAAACATTCTTTTTGTATTTTTTAAATAGATTTTTATCGATAAATGTGATTATTTATCAATAAAATGTGATTTTTAATCAATATTTATTAATGTTTTATCACCTTTTATTGAAAAAAAGTACTGGCGTAAAGTATTATGGTTGAAGTATTTTATATCGTGAACTTAAATAAACTTAAGTTTTTATAAAATTTTACCCTTTATGCAACCCCTTCATTAGTGAATTAAATACTTTGAAAATGTGGTATTTTTTTATTTCAAATAAGACTTCTTGTCATTGTCTTTATGAATCATTTCAATGAAACTATATTGAAACTTTCCATTGCATTTTGTTGTGTATGTAAGAAGTCGTTTTACTTCAAAAAATAACGTGTTAAAATCGTTAAACGCGTTTCTGTTTTTAAAACTTTTCCCGAAATTTGAAGTAAAATTTAAAATTATGTCACAATCGCTTACAAGCAGAACACCGAAACCTAAATATGACGTTGTACTGATAGGCGGCGGAATTATGAGCGCCACTTTAGCAACGCTGCTTCATGAGTTTGATCCCCATCTTGAAATTGCCATCTTCGAAAGACTCGGAAGATTTGCCAAGGAAAGTACAGCAGCATGGAACAACGCAGGAACTGGCCATTCGGCTTTTTGTGAGCTAAATTATACCCCTGAAAAAGAAGACGGATCCATTGATATTAAGAAAGCGGAGAGTATAGCCGAACAATTTGAAATTTCAAAACAATTCTGGGCGTATCTGGTAAGCAAAGGATACATCCAGGAACCCAAAGATTTTATCAATTCCTGTCCGCACATGAGTCTGGTATTTGGTGAAAAAGATGCAGATTACCTTAAAAGGCGCCACGATAAAATGTCTGAATCTGTACTTTTCTCCGGAATGGAATTTTCTACAGATCATGAGAAACTGAAAGAATGGATTCCTTTGGTGATGAGCAAAAGAAATAAATCTGAAGTGATGGCAGCCACCAAGATGGATATGGGAACGGATGTGAACTTTGGAACATTGACCCGAAAGATGGGAAGACATTTGCTTGAAGATTCTAATGTAGAAGTTTTCCTTTACCATGAAGTGAAAGATATTGATCCTCGCGAAGACGGAAAGTGGGAGATGAAGGTAAAAGACAGAATCCACAATCATAAGCAGGAAGTAGTAGCCGACTTTGTATTTATCGGGGCTGGAGGATATGCGCTTCCATTACTGGATAGTTCAGATATCAAAGAAAGTGAAGGATATGGCGGTTTCCCGGTTTCCGGACAATGGTTGGTAACGCACAATCAGGAATTGGTAGAAAAGCATCAGGCTAAAGTATATACACAAGCAACGGTAGATGCCCCGCCTATGTCTGTACCTCACCTTGACCTTAGAATCATCGATGGTAAAAAAGCTCTTCTGTTTGGTCCTTTTGCAGGGTTTTCAACAAAATTTTTAAAAGAAGGAAGCTACCTGGATCTGCCAGAAAGTGTAAATACTAAAAATTTAAGATCGCTTTTTGGGGCATGGTGGCATAATCTTCCTTTAACAAAATACCTTATTCAGCAGGTAGCGATGACAAAATCTCAGAGAATACAGCATTTGAGAGAGTTTATCAAAGATGCCAAAGAAGAAGACTGGGAATTGAAAGTAGCAGGACAGAGGGTTCAGATCATTAAGAAAGATGATAAATTAGGAGGAAAACTTGAATTTGGAACAGAGGTGGTAGTTAACAAAAAGGGTACTATCAGCGTCACTGTTAGGGGCTTCACCCGGGGCTTCCACTGCGGTACATGCCATGCTGACCGTTATTGAAAAGTGTTTCCCTGAGAAACTTAACGGGGAATGGAACAGCAAACTCCTTGAAATGGTACCTTCTTATGGGAAAAAGCTGGCAGAACATCCTGAGCTTACAGAGGAATTAAGAAATTATACAAAAGAAAAATTAGAATTAGAATACTAACATCAATAATGGGCAATAGGTACAAATAGTATCAATTGCCCGTTATTCATACTTATAAAAGTGGAAGAAATAGTTGTAAAACCGGTCATTGCAAAAGAGCTTCTTGAATCTCTTCAGACAAAAGTAGAAGAGGAAAAGCAGGTTATTGTTCATTGTTGTTTTCCGGCCTCACCATTTTTAGGCAATCTCATTAGAATCTGGCATTCCACTTATCTTTTTGATAACCAGTCTGAACATAGAAGTAAGCTGATTCATGCTGAAAATATTTCTATTTCCCCTTATTGGACGCCTGTTCCCTTTATGAAGGATTTCTGGTTTACCTTAATATTTTCAGGTCTTCCTAAAGATTGCAAAAGCTTTGATTTAAAAGAAGTCATTCCTGAAGAAGGCGGATTTTTTGTAGAATCAATTAAAAGGAATTCAACAGATGTGTATCGTGTGAAAATCTCAGAATCCTATTAACATGAAAATAAGAGAAGATAAGCTTGAACAAATCATTCAATGGGCAACCGACAACCGGGATGTTCGTGTCGTTCTGCTGACGAGTTCTTTAGTGAATCCTTATGCACCGGTAGATGATTTCAGCGATCTGGACGTTGAACTTGTTTTTGAAAGCAGGAAACCCTATGAAGATGATCATCAGTGGATCAGTCTATTCGGCCAGCCAATTTCAATGGTTGAGGAAGGTGACGAAGTTTTTGAGGGAAAACATGCGATGAAAATGGTTTTGTATAAAGATCATGTGAAGGTTGATTTTAAATTGTATCAGCTTTCAGACTTTATTGCTGAAATTAAAGCTGAAAAACTTCCCGACGACTGGGATTTGGGCTACAGGGTGCTGGTTGATAAAGATGGATTGACCACAGAGATGAAACCTCCAAGCTACCGGTCGATCATGATTCATCAGCCTGAAGAAAAAGAGTTCAGACAACTGCTTAATGATTTTTGGTGGGACACCACTTACGTTGCCAAATGCCTTAAGCGTGGAGATATTTTTTATGCCAAATTTATGTCCGAAAATATCCTGAGGACAGATTACCTGGTTCCCTTGATAGAATGGTATATTGCCTCTTCCCATGACTGGAATAACATTACCACCAATAAACATGGCAGACTCTTTAAAAAATATCTTTCACAGGAATTGTGGAATAAGGTTGAACTAACCTTCTCAGGCAGTAACATTGAAGAAAACTGGGCTGCTTTATTCGCTTTTGCTGACCTGGTTCATGAACTGGGAACTGCTTTGGCTTATCAACTCAATTTCACCTACCCGGTTACACTCGAAAATGATATCCGGAATTATCTGGCTGAAGTACGGGAAATATCGTTTTAAGCAAACTCATTGTGCTGAATCAGATTTTCAATACAATATTCGGCGATGGCAGTAATAGTTACAAAAGGATTTACACCGATCGTTCCGGGAATAAGTGATCCATCCAGAACATAAAGATTTTCGTGACCCTTTAATTTACCATATTGATCAGTGGCTTCCCCGAGTACACAACCACCGAGTGGATGGTAACAAATATCAGCTCCGAAACCATTATTGAACAAAAAATGACTTCGGGTGCCTCCATTGGCTTTATTCATTTTTCTGACAAAATATTTAGCATTTTCCCGCATTTTCACAGTATGATTTTGGTTCCAGTCAAGTTGTAAAGCCTGCTTTGCCTTATCAAATGTCACTTCACCTTTTTTGTCAACCCTGTTGATCAGTAAATATAAAGCGGTTGCAACATCCATACCCATTGGGAGAGGAGCTATTTCAGTGAAAAACGGATGTTCAGAATCATCCCAGTTATCAATTCCTCCAACAGGAATCGTTGATTGCTTTGAGCCGGTTCCTCCTGATAAAGGATGTACCCAATTTCTTCCGGTCATGAAATTGCCGTTATTCCCCCAGCTTTTTCCTACTTTTTCATTGATAGGAAAGGTATGAATAGCATTTGATTTCAGGAGAAGCTGTAAAGTTCCCATTGTTCCGGCAGAAAGAATTAATTTTTTACAATTGAATGTTTTACTGGCAAGTATATTTCCGGAAGTGCCAATCTGCTCCGTGCTGACGGAGTAGCTTTTATCATCATTGAGTTGAATATGTTCTACACGATGAAGATCAAGGATCTCAAGATTACCGGTTGCCAGTGCCTTTTTTAAGTATGTTTTGTCTAAACTGTTTTTGCCGTAGTTGTTTCCATAGATGACTTCTGTATTGAGAGCCGAGCGGGGAACTTCATTCCGGAATTCTTTTTCCATGTACTTAAAATCATATACATTAGGCACTCTTATCGTCCTAAAACCTGCTTTATGTGCTTCCGCTTCACCTACTCTTGTGAATTTGTAATAAGGACAATCCTTTACAAACTGCTCATCAATGACATTGACTTTAAGTTCTTCCCGTACTAACGGAAAATAATGACTGTAAAACTTTCCGGAATCAAGATCAGGGAAAATTTCTTTGAAGTAACTTTCTTTAGGAGTAACAGCCATTCCACCGTTTACCAGTGAGCCTCCGCCAACACCCCGTCCTACCCAGATGTTAATGTTTTCAAATTCCAGCCGGTCCAAGGTTCCGGTGAAAGGAGTTAAAGAAAAAATATTCATAAAAGGAGCAATTGTTTTTTTCTTTAACCAAGCCGAGCTTTTGCCCGGTTTCAGTAAATTGGAATAAGGAATTCCGGACTTTTCCCAGTGAAGACCCATCTCAAGAAGAATGACTTTTTTTCCGGCTTCGCACAAACGAAGGGCAGAAACAGCACCACCATATCCGCTCCCGATAATAATGATAGGAGCTTCTATTGTTTTTTCCTGTTTAGCGATTCTAGGTTGTACTGCTTTCAATACATCGGAATAAAGAAAATAAAAACCTGATAAGGCTAGTACACTCGTCTTAATAAATCCTTTTCTGTCCATGAATCTTGTTTTTCAAAAAGTATGCTAATGATGTTGAAGAATATTTTATTTACAACAGATTATCATTTTTTATTACAAATTTAACGCTGCTGTCCCGTGAAAAATTCATAGTTTTACTTTATAATTTTAGATTCATGAAAAAATATATATTGATTTTTTTACTCGTTCCATTATGTTTTTTTTCACAACGGATCGTTTCTCAGGAAGTCATGGATGTGAAGAAATTTCAGGATGATCTCAACGAAGAATACCTGAATCCTAAAACAACACCATTACGCGGGGATAATTTTAAAAACTTTAAAGAACATCCATTCTTTCCTTTTGATTTAAAATACAGAATCACCGCAAAATTTGTGAAAACAAAAGATCCGAAACCTTTTGACCTGCCAACTTCTTCAGGAAAAACAAAATCGTACCGGGAATATGGAAAAGCTACCTTTAAGCTGGATGGTAAATCATACACGGTTACTTTATACCAAAGCCTGGATCTGATCAGGCAAGAAAAATATAAAAATGATCTTTTCCTGCCTTTCAGGGATGCTACCAATGAAAAAGAAACATATGGTGGAGGAAAATATATGGACCTGAAGATTCCGAAAGGAAATACAATTTTGTTGGATTTTAACCAGTCCTATCAGCCGTTTTGTGCTTACAACGCTTATGACTACAACTGTCCGATCGTTCCTGATGAGAATAAACTTCCCGTAGAAATAAGGGCCGGTGTTATGTATCAGGATATTTACCATCACTAATCATGATACAGCTACGATTTTTTACTAAAGGAGATCTTTCTGAACTCAACTATGCTCTGGATGAAAACCAGTCTCGCTTTACGGCAAACGTTGAACAGGCATTGCACAATCTCGAACTAAGGGAAGATCATAAGGGATTTGCTGTGACCATCACCGAAGATGAAAAACCTGTAGGATTTTTTGTGCTTGATTTTGGTGAAGATAAATTTGAACTGACAGATAATGAAAGTTCTGTTTTGGTACGATCATTATCTGTAAACCCTGAAATGCAGGGCAAAGGAATTGGAAAAGCTGCCATGCTGAAAGTTGACGGCTTTGTAAGAGATAATTTCAGAAACTGCAACGAAATTGTACTGGCAGTCAACCAGAAAAATGAAGCGGCATACCATATCTATCTCAGTGTCGGATACGTTGATGAGGGCAAGACCAGAATAGGGCGGAGCGGACCGCAATATCTGATGTATAAAAAACTTTAATAAAATTTTAAAACCATAATTTCTTTACTGCTGATTTCTTTCCCTAACTTTGAGTAACATCAAATTCAAAATATGGAAGTATCACTTCATAACCAGGTTGCTGTAGTTACAGGAGCCTCCAGCGGAATAGGTTCCGGAATTGCAAAATCATTAGCCGCAGCAGGAGCAATAGTCATTGTCAACCATTCTTCTGAAAGATCTGTAGAAGAAGCAAAAGCTGTATTGAAAGAAATCACTGATGCCGGCGGAAGTGGAACAACCTATCAATGTGATGTTTCTAAGGAAGATCAGGTTGTTAAAATGTTTCAGGACATCGTTTTACAATTCGGGACAGTAGATATTTTGATCAACAACGCCGGAGTGCAGAAAGATGCAAAGTTCACAGAAATGACTTTAGACCAATGGAATACTGTCATTGGGATCAATCTTACAGGTCAGTTTTTATGTGCCAGAGAAGCGATCAAAGAATTTTTACGCCGGGGAATTGATCCTTCAAGGTCTGTAGCCTGCGGAAAAATTATTCATATCAGTTCTGTTCATGAGATTATACCATGGGCTGGGCATGCGAATTATGCTGCCAGCAAAGGAGCGATCAGGATGCTTATGCAGACTCTGGCTCAGGAATATGGTGCAGACAAAATCCGGGTTAATTCTATTTGTCCGGGTGCCATTCAAACCCCGATTAATAAAGATGCGTGGAGCACACCTCAGGCACTGAATTCACTTCTCAACCTTATTCCTTATAACAGGATCGGACAACCACAGGATATCGGTAACCTTGCAGCATTCTTAGCCAGTGATCTTGCGGATTATATTACAGGTACCAGCATTTTTGTGGATGGAGGAATGACCACTTTTGAAAGCTTTTCAACCGGAGGATAGTCCTGATATTCACAGTATCGTGTTTGTCGTTTAAAATTTAAATCTTACCATTTGAAAACTTTGTCAGTCCGGAGGTTTTGTTCAATACAGCACTCATTACCTATTACTCATTACTCATAATTATCGTTTATGTCAGAAAAAGAAAGAATTTCAGATGTTTCATGGAAGAAGTGGGGCCCTTACGTAAGTAACCGTGAATGGGGCCTTGTACGTGAAGATTATAGTGAAAACGGAGATGCCTGGAATTACACCAATCATGATACGGCTGAAGCCAAAACATACCGATGGGGTGAGGAAGGAATATGCGGAATCTGTGATGACCTTCAAAAGCTAGTATTTTCGGTAGGATTCTGGAATAAAAAAGATAAAATGGTGAAAGAGCGATTCTTTGGCCTTACCAACGGACAAGGAAATCATGGAGAAGATGTGAAAGAATATTTTTATTATCTGGATTCCACTCCCACGCACTCTTACATGAAGATGTTGTATAAATACCCTCAAAACTCTTTTCCTTACGAAGATCTGATAACAACCAACGGCAGAAGGAGCAAAGAGGAACCGGAATACGAACTTATTGACACAGGCATTTTTGATCACAATGAATATTTTGATATTTTTATTGAATATGCCAAAGAAAGTCAGAATGACATTTTAGTGAGGATAACGGTTGTTAATAAATCTGAAAATGAAGCTTCTCTGGTTCTGTTACCTACTATTTGGTTCAGAAATACATGGAACTGGGGCTACGATGATTATCAGCCACAGCTTTCCGGAGGAGAGGCGCGACGTATTAAAGTAAATTGTAAAGATCTCGAAATAAAAAATCTGTATGCAAAACAATCTTTAAAAACGCTGTTCTGTAACAATGAAACGAATAACCACAGATTGTATCAGTCTGCTAATGTAAATGAATATTGTAAAGACGGTATCAATCAATTTATTCTTACAGGAAACTCTGCAACCGTTAATCCGGAAAACACCGGGACCAAAGCCGCATTCTTTATTGATGAAGATTTTAATGGTAATGAGTCAAAGACATTTGAATTCAGGATTACCGATAAAGATATAAGAGATCCTTTCAGTGATTTTACTACTGTTTTTGATGAAAGAACCAGAGAGGCCGACGAATTTTATGCGGAGATTCAGAAAGGGATAAAATCAGATGATGAGAAGCTTGTACAGCGGCAGGCATTTGCCGGTATGCTGTGGAATAAAATGTTTTATCATTATAATGTTGAAAAGTGGCTGAAAGGAGATCCTTCTCAAATGCCACCCCCAAAATCCCGTGAAAAAATAAGGAATTATGACTGGAAGCACCTGAATAACGAACATATTATTTCGATGCCTGATAAGTGGGAATATCCCTGGTATGCCACATGGGATCTGGCATTTCATACCATCAGTTTCTCATTGATAGACCCGGATTTTGCCAAGCATCAGTTGAAACTGTTTCTGTTTGAATGGTATATGCATCCTAACGGCCAGCTCCCTGCTTACGAATGGGATTTAAGCGATGTTAATCCTCCGGTGCATGCCTGGGCCGTTTTCAGGGTATTCAAAATTGATGAATATTTAAGAGATAAGCCGGATCTGGAGTTTTTAGAAAGTGCTTTTCAGAAGCTGCTGATGAATTTTACCTGGTGGGTCAATAAAAAAGATGTCAACGGCAATAATATCTTCGAAGGCGGATTCCTGGGGCTTGATAATATCGGTGTCTTTGACAGAAACGCTACGCTTCCCAATGGTGAGCAACTGGAACAGTCCGACGGAACAAGCTGGATGGCCATGTTTGCGCTGAATATGATGAGGATAGCTTTGGAACTGGCTTTGTACAACAATGTATATGAAGAAATGGCGATGAAGTTCTTTGAGCATTTTCTTTCTATTGCCCATTCACTGGATAATATGGGGGATGAAAAATTCAGCCTCTGGGATGATGAAGATGAGTTCTTTTATGATGCTATTACCTCCAGTGACGGTACTCATATGTACTTAAGGATGCGAACAATCGTAGGCCTTATTCCGATGTTTGCCGTTGAGGTGATCGATGATGAGATGATCGAGAATCTCCCCAATTTTAAGAAAAGAATGAAATGGGTGCTCGAGAATAAGCCGGAACTGGCGTCCCTTGTTTCAAGATGGGAAGTGAAAGGACAGGATTCCAAACACCTTTTGTCTCTGTTGCGGGGACATCGTTTGAAAAGGTTGTTAAGCAGAATGCTGAATCCCGATGAATTTTTAAGCGATTATGGTGTCAGAGCTCTTTCTAAAGAATATGAGAAAAATCCGTATACTTTAAATCTTAATGAAACAAATTATACGGTAAAATATACTCCTGCAGAAAGTGATAGCGGTCTTTTCGGAGGCAACAGCAATTGGCGCGGTCCTATCTGGTTTCCTATTAATTTTTTAATCATTGAAAGCCTGCAACGTTTTTTCTTTTATTATAGTCCTGATTTTTTGGTGGAATATCCCACCGGAAGTGGAAACTATTCCAATTTAGATCAGATTGCCAACTCATTAAACAAAAGGCTTTCTAAAATTTTCTTACAGGATGCAGAGGGCAAGCGGCCTGTTCATGGTCAGTATGAAAGATTTCAGACAGACCCGGACTTTAAAGATTATCTATTGTTTTATGAATATTTTCACGGGGACAACGGACGTGGGGTAGGAGCGTCGCATCAGACGGGCTGGACGGGGCTTATTGCAAAAATTCTGCAGCCTAGATTTTCCCAAAAAGAAATTGCAGAATCAGAGACTGAAATGCC encodes the following:
- the aadS gene encoding AadS family aminoglycoside 6-adenylyltransferase, which codes for MKIREDKLEQIIQWATDNRDVRVVLLTSSLVNPYAPVDDFSDLDVELVFESRKPYEDDHQWISLFGQPISMVEEGDEVFEGKHAMKMVLYKDHVKVDFKLYQLSDFIAEIKAEKLPDDWDLGYRVLVDKDGLTTEMKPPSYRSIMIHQPEEKEFRQLLNDFWWDTTYVAKCLKRGDIFYAKFMSENILRTDYLVPLIEWYIASSHDWNNITTNKHGRLFKKYLSQELWNKVELTFSGSNIEENWAALFAFADLVHELGTALAYQLNFTYPVTLENDIRNYLAEVREISF
- a CDS encoding GMC family oxidoreductase; translation: MDRKGFIKTSVLALSGFYFLYSDVLKAVQPRIAKQEKTIEAPIIIIGSGYGGAVSALRLCEAGKKVILLEMGLHWEKSGIPYSNLLKPGKSSAWLKKKTIAPFMNIFSLTPFTGTLDRLEFENINIWVGRGVGGGSLVNGGMAVTPKESYFKEIFPDLDSGKFYSHYFPLVREELKVNVIDEQFVKDCPYYKFTRVGEAEAHKAGFRTIRVPNVYDFKYMEKEFRNEVPRSALNTEVIYGNNYGKNSLDKTYLKKALATGNLEILDLHRVEHIQLNDDKSYSVSTEQIGTSGNILASKTFNCKKLILSAGTMGTLQLLLKSNAIHTFPINEKVGKSWGNNGNFMTGRNWVHPLSGGTGSKQSTIPVGGIDNWDDSEHPFFTEIAPLPMGMDVATALYLLINRVDKKGEVTFDKAKQALQLDWNQNHTVKMRENAKYFVRKMNKANGGTRSHFLFNNGFGADICYHPLGGCVLGEATDQYGKLKGHENLYVLDGSLIPGTIGVNPFVTITAIAEYCIENLIQHNEFA
- a CDS encoding DUF1684 domain-containing protein, producing MKKYILIFLLVPLCFFSQRIVSQEVMDVKKFQDDLNEEYLNPKTTPLRGDNFKNFKEHPFFPFDLKYRITAKFVKTKDPKPFDLPTSSGKTKSYREYGKATFKLDGKSYTVTLYQSLDLIRQEKYKNDLFLPFRDATNEKETYGGGKYMDLKIPKGNTILLDFNQSYQPFCAYNAYDYNCPIVPDENKLPVEIRAGVMYQDIYHH
- a CDS encoding GNAT family N-acetyltransferase, encoding MIQLRFFTKGDLSELNYALDENQSRFTANVEQALHNLELREDHKGFAVTITEDEKPVGFFVLDFGEDKFELTDNESSVLVRSLSVNPEMQGKGIGKAAMLKVDGFVRDNFRNCNEIVLAVNQKNEAAYHIYLSVGYVDEGKTRIGRSGPQYLMYKKL
- a CDS encoding glucose 1-dehydrogenase, with the protein product MEVSLHNQVAVVTGASSGIGSGIAKSLAAAGAIVIVNHSSERSVEEAKAVLKEITDAGGSGTTYQCDVSKEDQVVKMFQDIVLQFGTVDILINNAGVQKDAKFTEMTLDQWNTVIGINLTGQFLCAREAIKEFLRRGIDPSRSVACGKIIHISSVHEIIPWAGHANYAASKGAIRMLMQTLAQEYGADKIRVNSICPGAIQTPINKDAWSTPQALNSLLNLIPYNRIGQPQDIGNLAAFLASDLADYITGTSIFVDGGMTTFESFSTGG
- a CDS encoding glucosidase, translating into MSEKERISDVSWKKWGPYVSNREWGLVREDYSENGDAWNYTNHDTAEAKTYRWGEEGICGICDDLQKLVFSVGFWNKKDKMVKERFFGLTNGQGNHGEDVKEYFYYLDSTPTHSYMKMLYKYPQNSFPYEDLITTNGRRSKEEPEYELIDTGIFDHNEYFDIFIEYAKESQNDILVRITVVNKSENEASLVLLPTIWFRNTWNWGYDDYQPQLSGGEARRIKVNCKDLEIKNLYAKQSLKTLFCNNETNNHRLYQSANVNEYCKDGINQFILTGNSATVNPENTGTKAAFFIDEDFNGNESKTFEFRITDKDIRDPFSDFTTVFDERTREADEFYAEIQKGIKSDDEKLVQRQAFAGMLWNKMFYHYNVEKWLKGDPSQMPPPKSREKIRNYDWKHLNNEHIISMPDKWEYPWYATWDLAFHTISFSLIDPDFAKHQLKLFLFEWYMHPNGQLPAYEWDLSDVNPPVHAWAVFRVFKIDEYLRDKPDLEFLESAFQKLLMNFTWWVNKKDVNGNNIFEGGFLGLDNIGVFDRNATLPNGEQLEQSDGTSWMAMFALNMMRIALELALYNNVYEEMAMKFFEHFLSIAHSLDNMGDEKFSLWDDEDEFFYDAITSSDGTHMYLRMRTIVGLIPMFAVEVIDDEMIENLPNFKKRMKWVLENKPELASLVSRWEVKGQDSKHLLSLLRGHRLKRLLSRMLNPDEFLSDYGVRALSKEYEKNPYTLNLNETNYTVKYTPAESDSGLFGGNSNWRGPIWFPINFLIIESLQRFFFYYSPDFLVEYPTGSGNYSNLDQIANSLNKRLSKIFLQDAEGKRPVHGQYERFQTDPDFKDYLLFYEYFHGDNGRGVGASHQTGWTGLIAKILQPRFSQKEIAESETEMPEDTGEKK